A region from the Lysobacter antibioticus genome encodes:
- a CDS encoding substrate binding domain-containing protein, with protein MQQGGSGGIRVLLPRTFSVKIAAPLLAEFAKIYPELKVEVQVDDREACLEGGGFDIAVRVGHLADSTLIARSIGHNRMWVCASPAYLALRSAPDSPKQFELHDCLLHSGAGAVGGWTMQHNGHAHLFRTHERIRSACYFQLLEAAKAGLGLAYLPGYLIQDAVLAGDLKVLLADAAPPPQPISLVYPASRKMSPKVMALVTFLAQRIPSSPDLVSFSP; from the coding sequence ATTCAACAGGGGGGTTCGGGGGGGATCCGGGTGCTTTTGCCCCGGACCTTCTCCGTCAAGATCGCCGCGCCGTTGCTGGCGGAGTTCGCCAAAATCTATCCCGAGCTGAAAGTGGAAGTGCAGGTCGATGACCGCGAAGCCTGCTTAGAAGGCGGTGGTTTCGACATCGCCGTGCGGGTCGGGCATTTAGCGGATTCCACTCTTATCGCGCGATCGATCGGTCATAACCGCATGTGGGTCTGCGCCAGTCCCGCATACTTGGCATTGCGTAGCGCGCCTGACTCCCCAAAGCAGTTCGAACTGCACGATTGCCTGCTTCACTCTGGGGCAGGCGCCGTTGGTGGTTGGACCATGCAACACAACGGCCATGCCCATCTGTTCCGGACCCACGAGCGCATACGCAGCGCTTGCTATTTTCAGTTGCTCGAAGCGGCTAAAGCTGGATTGGGGCTGGCCTATCTTCCGGGGTATCTGATTCAAGACGCGGTACTGGCCGGCGACTTGAAGGTATTGCTGGCCGATGCGGCGCCGCCGCCGCAGCCGATTTCGCTGGTTTATCCTGCCAGTCGGAAGATGTCGCCGAAAGTTATGGCCCTAGTGACATTCCTGGCGCAAAGGATTCCGTCTTCTCCGGATCTCGTTTCTTTCTCGCCATGA
- a CDS encoding LysR family transcriptional regulator, producing the protein MNLEAPSVEPVVRSSTLVDVAEMATFVEIINAGSFTAAARMLGTSKSVVSRRIRDMERQLGECLIDRSTAYVRPTEVGAAYFVKCLEILELIETANDFVTGFNRGVRGGSGCFCPGPSPSRSPRRCWRSSPKSIPS; encoded by the coding sequence ATGAATCTGGAAGCGCCTTCGGTCGAGCCTGTTGTTCGCAGTTCGACCCTCGTAGATGTCGCCGAAATGGCGACTTTCGTCGAGATCATCAATGCCGGGAGCTTTACCGCGGCAGCAAGGATGCTTGGAACCAGTAAATCGGTAGTGAGCCGCCGGATCCGCGATATGGAGCGTCAACTGGGCGAGTGCTTGATCGATCGATCGACGGCCTACGTCCGACCGACTGAGGTTGGCGCCGCCTACTTCGTCAAATGCTTGGAAATTCTCGAATTGATCGAGACGGCGAACGACTTCGTTACGGGATTCAACAGGGGGGTTCGGGGGGGATCCGGGTGCTTTTGCCCCGGACCTTCTCCGTCAAGATCGCCGCGCCGTTGCTGGCGGAGTTCGCCAAAATCTATCCCGAGCTGA
- a CDS encoding YadA-like family protein, producing MLRRLHFHSAAISVVATRQRRWQNNIRGNTMNTLRKNLLAAVLSLVFAPVWAGDTCVLDDGAGGTGTGAATASGTNAVACGQDAKADADFALALGSGADANSTGAIAIGSGTTASGSQSLALGAAATASGANGSALGDSAVASGEFATATGSASSASGLHSSAYGAGSRAEAEHSTALGDNSRASAIGAIAVGDSSDASAQNSVALGANSVADRAGAVSIGTSGFQRQLTNLAAATTDTDAVNLSQLNLLTGAFGGGASVAGGAFTAPTYSIQGSSYRDVGAAFAAVDGRLTDLSGQIAAIPAGPQGPQGPQGPEGPQGSSSQLSASYDDASYASMSLQGASGTRVANVAPGSASTDAANLGQVQDSLRSANAYTDSRVTQALAASTQAVDELRDDMNWRFHQQDRRINQLGAMTSAMVQMSASAAGLGVRNRIAVGAGFQGGERALSIGYQRAISERATVTVGGAFSRSQRSAGLGFGFGW from the coding sequence ATGCTGCGTCGTCTTCACTTCCATTCTGCGGCTATATCGGTTGTCGCCACGCGGCAGCGGAGGTGGCAGAACAATATCAGGGGGAACACCATGAATACCTTGCGCAAGAATCTGCTCGCCGCGGTGCTGTCGCTGGTCTTCGCGCCCGTCTGGGCCGGCGACACCTGCGTCCTCGACGACGGCGCCGGTGGTACCGGTACCGGTGCTGCGACTGCGAGCGGCACCAACGCCGTCGCCTGCGGTCAAGACGCCAAAGCCGATGCCGACTTCGCCCTCGCCCTCGGCAGCGGTGCTGACGCCAATTCGACCGGCGCTATCGCCATCGGCTCGGGTACCACCGCCTCGGGCAGCCAGAGCCTCGCCCTCGGCGCGGCTGCCACCGCCTCGGGAGCCAACGGTAGTGCGCTCGGCGACAGTGCCGTTGCCTCTGGCGAGTTCGCCACGGCGACCGGTTCGGCTAGCTCGGCCAGTGGACTCCATTCCAGTGCCTACGGCGCCGGCAGTCGGGCCGAAGCCGAACACTCGACGGCCTTGGGCGACAATAGCCGTGCCAGCGCCATCGGCGCCATCGCCGTGGGTGATAGCAGCGACGCGTCGGCCCAGAATTCGGTCGCCTTGGGAGCCAATTCGGTCGCCGATCGCGCTGGAGCAGTATCCATCGGCACTAGCGGCTTCCAACGCCAACTGACGAATCTTGCCGCGGCCACCACCGACACTGATGCGGTGAACCTGTCTCAGCTCAACCTCCTGACCGGTGCGTTCGGCGGTGGCGCCAGTGTCGCTGGTGGAGCGTTCACAGCACCGACTTATTCGATCCAAGGCAGTAGCTATCGCGATGTCGGTGCAGCGTTCGCCGCGGTGGACGGACGTTTGACCGATCTCTCCGGACAGATTGCGGCGATCCCGGCCGGTCCACAGGGCCCCCAAGGCCCCCAAGGTCCTGAAGGCCCGCAAGGCTCTAGCTCGCAGTTGTCGGCTAGCTACGACGATGCTTCGTACGCCAGCATGAGCTTGCAGGGAGCGAGCGGCACCCGGGTGGCCAATGTCGCCCCCGGCAGCGCGTCGACCGACGCCGCCAATTTGGGGCAGGTTCAAGACAGCTTGCGCAGTGCGAATGCCTACACCGATTCGCGCGTAACTCAGGCATTGGCCGCTTCGACTCAGGCCGTCGATGAACTGCGCGACGATATGAACTGGCGTTTCCATCAGCAAGATCGTCGCATCAATCAGCTTGGCGCGATGACTTCGGCAATGGTGCAGATGTCGGCCAGTGCTGCGGGCCTGGGCGTGCGGAATCGAATCGCGGTCGGCGCCGGTTTCCAGGGCGGCGAGCGCGCATTGTCGATAGGCTACCAGCGTGCGATCAGTGAGCGGGCCACAGTAACTGTTGGCGGCGCTTTCAGCCGCTCGCAACGCTCAGCCGGCCTTGGCTTCGGGTTCGGTTGGTGA
- a CDS encoding S8 family serine peptidase has translation MKKVIHKTSLAAAIAVAVAIAAAAAMRPSEDSALAEPLGGAPAASSHTDMAPSERQRYIVVYREAPLSVYKGELDGFAEPEHLTSTTDDAGRIDVHGVESRRYVSHLATVQAQHEKEMIDLLNRSPRVNFRMRHALNGIVVELSAAEASRIAELDEVRFVEPYREYELSTDAGPSLIGAPALWNAAPIGYRGEGMVIGIIDSGINFGSPAFAAVDDSGYRHVNPLGAGKYLGTCAASGVDEGRCNDKLIGGYDFVCNAPGNQCGKDDVREEPGFGDTNSHGSHVASTAAGNASTATYRGHNIRISGVAPRANIIAYDACFTEISSGKGRCPNTSTVRSIDQAIADGVVDVINYSIGGGSNPWSEATSLSFLNATEAGIYVAASAGNAGPTPSSAGHLEPWVATTAASQHGRGDFVLALAVTGPGSVPDDLQGIELTEASGGTPFTVAIPANTPVRVSAGIDTANDGCAAFPAGTFQGAVAMVRRGTCSFTDKVKSATSAGAVAVVIANNQATSLSPSLAGATIPAFAASQADSNLLRDFAAANGNSSTGGIMLEAVMLRNTPDQLADFSSRGPAGALDIVKPEVTAPGVDILAVTAGATISGHENAVGLKSGTSMASPHHAGAAALVRQARPNWTVSEVRSALMMTAKQEVLKEDGVTQADAHAMGAGRIQVDQAIRAGLVLNETTANYRVADPAKGGDVSALNLPSMAKAKCVNSCAFTRTFRNTLATRQTWVVRAQGVSALVSPSLLTLNPGESKAIKVTVGTSAFAADGRFYFGKLVLTPSGGDSAQPTLRLPIAVAVQPAKLESTAELALTLPVGGKGQITVPLSNIGGSNLDWQIDNAGSGVRTLAEAMGHNDSGARATRYTDPEKAAARANLGAEDFVVSEPTSISRIEAAGFLSSGSFDKAVNINWSIFRDVDGKPEGNPETTPNLAVWSHTAVPTGAGVSLPEEKAIVLDLAAAKQDINLPAGRYWLTVSLQAPFANRWVWYYATSGDRAYTTTSIDSKGAGAWWVWDDEPGLAHALQGANTCGARWIGAPTRAFGRLAAGKNADTKIQVDAAGLAAGKQVGYVCVASNDPKRPKTAVRVTLTITP, from the coding sequence CCGCCGCAATGAGACCAAGCGAGGATTCCGCGCTGGCCGAGCCGCTGGGCGGAGCGCCGGCGGCGTCGTCTCATACCGACATGGCGCCTAGCGAGCGTCAGCGCTACATCGTGGTCTACCGCGAAGCGCCATTGAGCGTCTACAAGGGCGAGCTCGACGGTTTTGCGGAACCCGAGCATCTAACGAGTACGACCGACGACGCTGGTCGCATCGACGTGCATGGCGTGGAGTCTCGACGCTACGTAAGCCACTTGGCAACCGTCCAGGCTCAGCATGAGAAGGAAATGATCGACTTGTTGAATCGTAGCCCACGCGTGAACTTTCGGATGCGCCACGCTCTCAACGGTATCGTCGTCGAGCTGTCCGCCGCGGAAGCCAGTCGCATCGCAGAACTCGATGAGGTGCGTTTCGTCGAACCCTATCGCGAATATGAACTGAGCACCGACGCCGGTCCCAGCCTCATTGGTGCACCGGCGTTGTGGAACGCGGCCCCTATCGGCTACCGCGGCGAGGGCATGGTGATCGGCATCATCGACTCCGGCATCAACTTCGGCAGCCCGGCGTTCGCCGCAGTCGACGACAGCGGCTACCGGCATGTCAATCCGCTCGGTGCGGGAAAATACCTGGGTACCTGCGCGGCAAGCGGAGTTGACGAGGGCCGCTGCAACGACAAGCTGATCGGCGGCTACGACTTCGTCTGCAATGCGCCCGGCAATCAATGCGGCAAGGACGATGTGCGCGAGGAGCCCGGCTTCGGCGACACCAACAGCCACGGCAGCCACGTCGCCTCGACCGCGGCCGGGAACGCCTCGACCGCGACCTATCGCGGCCACAACATCCGCATTTCCGGTGTCGCTCCACGCGCTAATATCATTGCCTACGATGCGTGCTTCACCGAAATCTCTAGCGGCAAAGGCCGGTGCCCGAACACCTCGACGGTGCGCTCGATCGACCAGGCCATCGCCGACGGCGTGGTCGACGTGATCAATTACTCCATCGGCGGCGGTTCGAATCCGTGGAGCGAAGCGACCTCGCTATCGTTCCTCAACGCCACCGAAGCCGGCATCTACGTCGCCGCGTCCGCGGGCAACGCCGGCCCGACGCCGTCCAGCGCCGGCCACCTGGAACCCTGGGTCGCAACCACCGCCGCCTCGCAGCATGGCCGCGGCGACTTCGTTCTGGCGTTGGCGGTGACCGGCCCGGGGAGCGTGCCCGACGACCTGCAGGGGATCGAGCTGACCGAGGCCAGCGGCGGTACGCCGTTCACCGTCGCCATTCCGGCCAACACCCCCGTGCGGGTCAGCGCCGGCATCGACACCGCCAACGACGGCTGTGCCGCATTCCCCGCCGGAACCTTCCAAGGCGCGGTCGCGATGGTTCGCCGCGGCACCTGCAGCTTTACCGACAAGGTCAAAAGTGCCACGTCCGCGGGTGCGGTCGCGGTAGTCATCGCCAACAACCAGGCCACCAGCCTGAGCCCGAGCCTAGCCGGTGCAACCATCCCGGCGTTCGCCGCCAGCCAGGCCGACAGCAATCTGCTGCGCGACTTCGCTGCTGCCAACGGCAACAGCAGCACCGGTGGCATTATGCTCGAGGCAGTTATGCTCCGTAACACGCCCGATCAACTTGCCGACTTCAGCTCGCGCGGGCCGGCCGGTGCTCTGGACATCGTCAAGCCGGAAGTCACCGCGCCGGGCGTGGACATCCTCGCCGTCACCGCCGGCGCCACGATCAGCGGGCACGAGAACGCTGTCGGCCTGAAGAGCGGCACCTCGATGGCCTCGCCACATCACGCCGGCGCCGCCGCCCTGGTGCGCCAGGCGCGTCCTAATTGGACCGTGTCCGAGGTCAGGTCGGCCTTGATGATGACCGCCAAGCAGGAGGTGCTGAAGGAGGATGGCGTCACCCAGGCCGATGCGCACGCAATGGGCGCAGGCCGGATCCAGGTCGATCAGGCGATCCGCGCCGGCTTGGTACTCAACGAAACCACGGCTAACTACCGCGTGGCCGATCCAGCCAAGGGCGGCGACGTCTCGGCGTTGAACCTGCCGAGTATGGCCAAGGCCAAGTGCGTGAACTCGTGTGCGTTTACCCGGACGTTCCGCAATACTCTGGCGACCCGCCAGACCTGGGTTGTCAGAGCGCAGGGGGTGAGCGCGCTGGTGTCGCCCTCGCTGCTGACCCTCAATCCGGGCGAGAGCAAGGCGATCAAGGTCACCGTGGGCACCAGCGCTTTCGCGGCCGACGGTCGCTTCTACTTCGGCAAGCTGGTGTTGACGCCGTCCGGCGGCGATTCCGCCCAGCCGACGCTGCGCCTACCGATCGCGGTTGCGGTGCAGCCCGCGAAGCTGGAGTCCACAGCAGAGCTGGCCCTGACGTTGCCGGTCGGCGGCAAGGGCCAGATCACCGTGCCGCTGAGCAATATCGGTGGTTCTAACCTCGACTGGCAGATCGACAATGCCGGCAGCGGCGTACGCACGCTGGCCGAAGCCATGGGGCACAACGATTCCGGCGCCCGCGCTACGCGCTATACCGACCCGGAAAAGGCTGCTGCGCGCGCAAACCTCGGCGCCGAAGACTTCGTCGTGTCCGAGCCGACGTCCATTTCCCGAATCGAGGCCGCGGGCTTCCTCAGTAGTGGTTCATTCGATAAGGCTGTGAACATCAATTGGTCGATCTTCCGCGACGTGGACGGAAAACCGGAGGGCAATCCGGAGACGACGCCGAATCTGGCCGTATGGAGCCATACCGCTGTCCCGACGGGGGCGGGCGTATCGTTGCCGGAGGAAAAGGCGATCGTCCTCGACCTTGCCGCAGCAAAGCAAGATATCAATCTCCCGGCCGGCCGCTATTGGCTGACGGTGTCGCTACAGGCCCCGTTTGCGAACCGATGGGTGTGGTACTACGCGACCAGCGGCGACAGGGCCTACACCACGACCAGCATCGACTCAAAGGGCGCTGGTGCATGGTGGGTTTGGGACGATGAGCCCGGCCTGGCTCATGCCCTGCAAGGCGCCAATACGTGCGGGGCGAGATGGATCGGTGCCCCCACTCGGGCCTTCGGGCGACTGGCGGCCGGTAAGAATGCGGACACGAAGATCCAGGTCGATGCTGCCGGCTTAGCTGCGGGTAAGCAGGTGGGCTACGTGTGCGTGGCCAGCAACGACCCCAAGCGCCCGAAGACAGCCGTGCGGGTGACATTGACGATCACACCGTAA